The genomic DNA AGTGAGTTGTCTGAATCAGATCTtattaaagctgttttttttttttaaaggtacgTATCAGAAAATTAGggaatggttggtggtgatggtagcacagtattgtgaatatAACAAACACCAGCTTATTGGATACTTcagagtggttaaaatgggaaatgttatgttgcatATGTGTTATcacaatataaatttttaaaaaagaaaagaaatccttttCATTAATTATGTGTTCTTGACAGCTTTGGGGATTCAGCCTCTCTTTCTGGGAACTGGTAAGGCAGATGGCAACTAGTGTGAATTTCCCCTTCACTTCCCCACGAGTAGACTTTGACTCAAACCTCAGCAACCCCTGGATATTAGGATATTGCCCACAGCCTCCTGTTGGTCGCCCTGCCTCTATTCTCTCCCTACTCAAACCATCATCCACAAAACTGCTGGAGTTACTGAATCTCCCTTGAATAAAATTCTTCTTTAggctctgttccggtttgctaatgctgctgttttacaATTTACCAGacacagattggcttttataaaggggacttattaggttacagatttacagttctaaagtcatagaagtgtccaaactgaggcatcaacaagaggacacctgcACTGGAGAAAGGcggatggcatccagaacaactctgtcagccgggaaggcacgtggctgctgtctgctggtccatccgcaacaggtctgcccccacaagaacacAGTCTTTTTTGGGGTACACACAGATTCACACCAGCACAGGCTCCTTCTGGCTCCCTCGTCAGCCCAGCAGGTCAGACCCTCCACTGCTGGCTGTAGCTTCTTTGTGGCCTCAGCCACCCCACGCCCCGCCTCTGCTGCCCACTATTCCCCAGCAAAGCCCTGTGGCCGGGCATTCATTGTCCCCTCAGCTTGGAAGGTCCTTTTCTTCAGGCTGGGGCTCCCCAGTTTTACTCCCTCTGCCTGAGAAGCAAAAAGGTGTTTGCTTCCCCCACTGGGTCCCCatcacactttttttctttttcatgcaaatttgcatttaatttctaTTCACATTCATTCAATCTGAAATCAAATATCTTAATACAGTAAACCAAATACAAGATGAAAAGCAGAAAAGGTGTTACCCTCATAATACTCCTAATAAGGCAGCTGGAAGAATTTATTTACTCTAATAGATGCAAAGCCAACTTGGGATAGGAGAAAAATAATCGTTTTAAAGAGCAAACACAAACAGAGATGAACCCATTTTTCAGATGTTATTCCAGATAATCCACTGATAATACTTGTGCTGTAGTATTAAGAATCATACAAGACAAGTACTGTATTAATTGGCAACAGACCACAAGTCATATGTGACAATCAAATACTTTTAAGATCATTTTGTCTGGCCTGCTAGTGTCTACTCCTATGGGAAAAGGTAGATGTTTGGTCATTGGTGTTTTTAGTTGAGAAATTAGCCATCTTCAAAGCCTTAAAATCCATTCTTCATAAATTCAACATGTCTCATGGGAATAATCTTACATCTAGTCCTGTAAGCCACAAACCATGTGGCTAGCTGGATACCCAAAATAATTAGGTCCTATATTAGTAATTTCTAAGGCCTAGTACATCAATACTAAGTATCTTGTTTATACCCATGTATTATCTATAGTAAAGAATTGAATTTATGAAATATCATACATGCATCCTTCCTGCCAAATAAATTACCTTCTATCTCAAAATATAGTATGGGAAAATCTTTTTTGAATAATTCAAATTAGTTAAGACcaaaaaggtggaaaagaaataacataatTTTTCTACAAATCTGGTTCAAGTTCACTAATTAACACTATACATTGTTAATCGCAGCTGATTTATATATCCCATTTTAATTCTGTAATGCTACAAATCTTATAAAATCAAATTAGTTAACTtcagttttcagtgattatattttaattagaaaacagcatgtataaaataaaaaaatatcctGTAATAGctgatttcaaagaaaataattcaaggaatgaaagaaaagcaCTTAAGTTCTTTTATACACTTACCTGGAATAATCATAAAGAACCTTCCTAGAAACTCAAGACTAGTAATATTGACATCATGTATTTTAAACTATGCTTggatttttacaaataaatatagGGTAAGCCATATTGCATAGGTGTGTGCTTTCTGTCTGTGACACCAATGTGGTACTCGACATGTTTTCACAGTCATAGCAGGGATATCCATTTATAAAACACAATTTCTCAATCAACTTGCCAAACAAGAAATTAATTTCACTTAATGAATGTTAAGTTAGAAAAACTATGTATCTGTGTGGATTGTAGGTGTGCAACTAatgcttctttgtttttttttcccagaaaaattGCAGGGTTTGCCACTATTGCTGGTAGtactaatataaaaatgttttaattatggAGTGGTTATAGCCAGCCTACCACAGTGCAAATGTTACTAGCAAATAGGATTGAGGAGGAATATTCTGGTGTACAAGTATCATTGGAATTTGGTCAGGCAGTCAAATCTACAGTTAGTAGCCATACTTAAAACAAGTATTAGAATAGCACAAGCCATTTACAGTCTGAAATAAAGTCCATACACACCACCATAGCATCCTgggttctgatttttttttccaacatcaCAAAATGACAGGGAACAAAGATCTATATTTTAAGTACAATTTCTGCCCTTAATCATCATTGTAGCTTCTAATTTACTAGCTACAGTTACCAAGATCTCCATAGGCTGCTGCAGTAAGAGGGGTGGAGGCCTTGAGGggttgttaaaaaaagaaaaagctttctgTCTGAAGATAAATTGTTAtcacttctttgatttattgccaCAATTGAAAAGGTGTATTTCCAATCATTTTTCATGGTTCTGTTTTTGCTTACTGTGATAGGATTTCATTTCATCTCATTTGAATTGCAATTTAAATAAGCAAAGCTTTGCTCTTTTCTGACTAAATTCAACATGCATAACAGATTTTATGGCTTGGATCCTATGGCTCAAAAAGGTTTGGAGAACATAGCAAGCagcatctattaaaaaaaaaaaattccagggtTGCAAAATATTACAAATTGACTTTGCACACTTAGACTTGAAGACATtataaaagataaacaaaaaggtGGTCTCTACTGCTACTGCATGATCATCTATTATACCAGTATgcattgaaatgtatttttataaagctCTGCAGATATTAAACCTTTCACCAGCTTAAGTCATGGAAATGCTCTCTTTAAGGCAGGAAGTATTTAAGAAAGGTAaagttacctttatttttattctttgtatctgtaaatcacttatgtagctttttttttacaatttcaaaAACATAGTGTCTTGGTAACATGTTTCCTAAATTAAGCCACTAGGTTTTCTTATTCACTGTGGAAGATATTCATCAAAAGGCCATCAAATatatttacaaacaaaaaatgtaacctcaatatagaagaaaaaattagagcttttttccctttttaaaactaTTGAGGAAAAAAACTGTAACGAAGGTaaacagcaaaaacagaaaaaaaaaaaaattaaaacctttccAATTTGCTGAAAAGAGAATTAGACACAGAGAGTAGACCATGGCAACACCCTCTTCCCCTGGATATCCTTATCCTTCCTCCCTTGCCGCCCTCAGTTCGCATTTTATCCTGACTCTCTTCAGTCCTTCTTCAGCCATGGACTGAACACATTTGGTGTCTTGAACAAATACTGGTATAAGAAAAGGTGGTGATTTTTTTCCAGTGCAATGCAGGCCCAGGACAAGGATGAAATGTAGGACATACAACTTATGCCCATTCCAAGGCTTCCAGTTAAGCTTAGCACATAGCAGTACTGCAAGCAGAAATgattaaacagattttttttccctagtattAGACAGGTATTGCAGCTGGGTTACTAAAAATAAACCCCAGGTCCACCCCAATCCCTCAAACGAGCCACAGCTGTGGTTAACAatgattcatttgcattttattatttggaccaagagaagaaacagaagttgTCTGACTTTCTTCACACCAAccaataattttgcattttaaagtttGGGATGTTTTCCATAATGAGCTGAATCAAAAatctatttgaaaaatatatatttatataaaaaaagattCAGGTTGTTTGCACATAAAACATCAATTGATAAGTTTCTTTTGTCTTTGATTCCATGTTGTTGGAAAGTTTGACCAAGCTTGCATGCTAATTTGTCCTTAGTAGCAAGTATTACAGGCAGTTTCTTTGTCTAGTGAAAGGAGAACCCTTTTTCAACACAATCAGAACTCAACAGTGATTCAGAAGCAACATTCTATCCTTAATACTGTCAGTTTTGAGCCATCAACATGAAAATCCTTGATAAGGTGGAGAAGATGTCGCCAGGAATCGATTAATCGATGTGCCTAAGAGTTCTGCAATACTATTttgcttaagtttttttttttttgcaccattgattgatttttaaaaatccatgtgtatttttccttctgtccAAAATGTTCTATGTAACAACATTGACTCTTTCAGATTGTCATTTTGAGTCTTCTTATTTCACCTTGCAGGACGCCAGGATGCTCACACattcccccctcccttttttttttttttttttttttttttttggccttaaaTTCATTAAAAGCACTGCTCTGTCATAGATTCATACGCAGGTGCTCTGGCCGTTTGGAGATCATGGGAAAAGCTTGTTTTTTGTATGGCCCAGAGTTCGGCTGTCGTATTGGAAGTGGTGCTGATGCTTCCCCACTCATTGTCACATCCATCTGCTCTATTCCACTGGTTTCCACTGGGTACTCCACAGGTGTCTGAGGATTTGCTGTGCTGGCTGAAGCACCTCTTCCCCAGAAATCCCCCGGAGAAAATTTGACTGGGCTGACAGGTGTTCGTGGGCTGCCAATAAATCTTCGAGGTGATCGGATTTTTGGTTCAAAGGAAAACTTTTCTTTCACACTTTCAAGTACAGATGGAGCCACATATGTGAAACCCAGAAAGACCTGGTTGGCACTTTCACTGAGAGCTGAGTCATCTGGGCTGTCAACAGGTGTCTGATGTGCAAACTTTGAATCAAACTGACTCACATCCTCTTCAGATTGCAACAGGGGTTTAAACGGAAGCTCCACCTTCCAAGCCAGAAGTTCTTCCCAGTTAATATGTCTGAAGAAAGGATGAGCCTGAACTTCTCCAGCATCCCCAGGACCAGCTCCAAGACGAGAAGCAGCATTTCTTTTTAGCAGCTTTTTAAGCAGATCTCTGGCTTCTTGCGTGAGGTAGGGAGGCAAATTGAGTTTACATTTGAGGATTttatcaattgttttctttctgttctcccCAGTGAACGGGGGTGCTCCAGTCAGCATGTCATACATTAATGCTCCCAAACTCCACCAATCCACAGCACGATTATGGCCACTTCTCGTCAAGATCTCAGGGGCCATGTATTCTATCGTTCTACAAAAGGTATGTGTGACTGTTCCATCATGAATAGATTCTTTGCATAGTCCAAAGTCTGTGAGTTTCACGTGACTTTGGTGATTAAGCATGATATTCTCCGGCTTCAGGTCTCTGTAGATGAACCCCTTTTGATGTAAATGCCCCAAAGCCATGGAGATTTCTGCCAAGTAAAAGCAGGCTGTGTCTTCCATAAATATTCCCTCTCTTTCTAACTGCATAAATAGTTCTCCTCTGCTGAGATACTCAAGGATGAGGTAGAGTTTTCCACCAGTCTGAAAGGCataaattaaatccacaatgaaGGGATGCTTTACTTCCTCCAGAATATTCCGTTCTGCTTTTGTATGAGCTGtatctttagcatttcttactatcattgcctttttttttttttttttttttttttttttttttttttttttaaatcatcattttattgagatatattcacataccacgcagtcatacagaacaaattgtactttcgattgtttacagtaccattacatagttgtacattcatcacctaaatcaatccctgacaccttcattagcacacacacaaaaataacaagaataataattagagtgaaaaagagcaattgaagtaaaaaagaacactgggtacctttgtctgtctgtttccctcccctacttttctacacatccatccataaactagacaaagtggtgtttggtccttatggctttcccaatcccattgtcacccctcataagctacatttttatacaactgtcttcgagattcatgggttctgggttgtagtttgatagtttcaggtatccaccaccagctaccccaattctttagaacctaaaaagggttgtctaaagtgtgcataagagtgcccaccagagtgacctctcggctccttttggaatctctctaccactgaagcttatttcatttcctttcacatcccccttttggtcaagaagatgttctccgtcccacggtgccaggtctacattcctccctgggagtcatattccacgttgccagggagattcacttccctgggtgtctgatcccacgtaggggggagggcagtgatttcacctttcaagttggcttagccagagagagagggccacatctgagcaacaaagaggcattcaggaggagactcttaggcacaaatacagggaggcctagcc from Choloepus didactylus isolate mChoDid1 chromosome 12, mChoDid1.pri, whole genome shotgun sequence includes the following:
- the LOC119507124 gene encoding ribosomal protein S6 kinase beta-1-like isoform X3 translates to MRRRRRRAGFYPAPDFRDRAAEDMAGVSDIDLDQPEDAGSEDELEEGEALSCQKGQLNESMDHGGVGPYELGMEHCEKFEISETSVNRGPEKIRPECFELLRVLGKGGYGKAMIVRNAKDTAHTKAERNILEEVKHPFIVDLIYAFQTGGKLYLILEYLSRGELFMQLEREGIFMEDTACFYLAEISMALGHLHQKGFIYRDLKPENIMLNHQSHVKLTDFGLCKESIHDGTVTHTFCRTIEYMAPEILTRSGHNRAVDWWSLGALMYDMLTGAPPFTGENRKKTIDKILKCKLNLPPYLTQEARDLLKKLLKRNAASRLGAGPGDAGEVQAHPFFRHINWEELLAWKVELPFKPLLQSEEDVSQFDSKFAHQTPVDSPDDSALSESANQVFLGFTYVAPSVLESVKEKFSFEPKIRSPRRFIGSPRTPVSPVKFSPGDFWGRGASASTANPQTPVEYPVETSGIEQMDVTMSGEASAPLPIRQPNSGPYKKQAFPMISKRPEHLRMNL
- the LOC119507124 gene encoding ribosomal protein S6 kinase beta-1-like isoform X4, whose amino-acid sequence is MRRRRRRAGFYPAPDFRDRAAEDMAGVSDIDLDQPEDAGSEDELEEGEALSCQKGQLNESMDHGGVGPYELGMEHCEKFEISETSVNRGPEKIRPECFELLRVLGKGGYGKVFQVRKVTGANTGKIFTMKVLKKAMIVRNAKDTAHTKAERNILEEVKHPFIVDLIYAFQTGGKLYLILEYLSRGELFMQLEREGIFMEDTACFYLAEISMALGHLHQKGFIYRDLKPENIMLNHQSHVKLTDFGLCKESIHDGTVTHTFCRTIEYMAPEILTRSGHNRAVDWWSLGALMYDMLTGAPPFTGENRKKTIDKILKCKLNLPPYLTQEARDLLKKLLKRNAASRLGAGPGDAGEVQAHPFFRHINWEELLAWKVELPFKPLANQVFLGFTYVAPSVLESVKEKFSFEPKIRSPRRFIGSPRTPVSPVKFSPGDFWGRGASASTANPQTPVEYPVETSGIEQMDVTMSGEASAPLPIRQPNSGPYKKQAFPMISKRPEHLRMNL
- the LOC119507124 gene encoding ribosomal protein S6 kinase beta-1-like isoform X1, with the translated sequence MRRRRRRAGFYPAPDFRDRAAEDMAGVSDIDLDQPEDAGSEDELEEGEALSCQKGQLNESMDHGGVGPYELGMEHCEKFEISETSVNRGPEKIRPECFELLRVLGKGGYGKVFQVRKVTGANTGKIFTMKVLKKAMIVRNAKDTAHTKAERNILEEVKHPFIVDLIYAFQTGGKLYLILEYLSRGELFMQLEREGIFMEDTACFYLAEISMALGHLHQKGFIYRDLKPENIMLNHQSHVKLTDFGLCKESIHDGTVTHTFCRTIEYMAPEILTRSGHNRAVDWWSLGALMYDMLTGAPPFTGENRKKTIDKILKCKLNLPPYLTQEARDLLKKLLKRNAASRLGAGPGDAGEVQAHPFFRHINWEELLAWKVELPFKPLLQSEEDVSQFDSKFAHQTPVDSPDDSALSESANQVFLGFTYVAPSVLESVKEKFSFEPKIRSPRRFIGSPRTPVSPVKFSPGDFWGRGASASTANPQTPVEYPVETSGIEQMDVTMSGEASAPLPIRQPNSGPYKKQAFPMISKRPEHLRMNL
- the LOC119507124 gene encoding ribosomal protein S6 kinase beta-1-like isoform X2, producing the protein MRRRRRRAGFYPAPDFRDRAAEDMAGVSDIDLDQPEDAGSEDELEEGGQLNESMDHGGVGPYELGMEHCEKFEISETSVNRGPEKIRPECFELLRVLGKGGYGKVFQVRKVTGANTGKIFTMKVLKKAMIVRNAKDTAHTKAERNILEEVKHPFIVDLIYAFQTGGKLYLILEYLSRGELFMQLEREGIFMEDTACFYLAEISMALGHLHQKGFIYRDLKPENIMLNHQSHVKLTDFGLCKESIHDGTVTHTFCRTIEYMAPEILTRSGHNRAVDWWSLGALMYDMLTGAPPFTGENRKKTIDKILKCKLNLPPYLTQEARDLLKKLLKRNAASRLGAGPGDAGEVQAHPFFRHINWEELLAWKVELPFKPLLQSEEDVSQFDSKFAHQTPVDSPDDSALSESANQVFLGFTYVAPSVLESVKEKFSFEPKIRSPRRFIGSPRTPVSPVKFSPGDFWGRGASASTANPQTPVEYPVETSGIEQMDVTMSGEASAPLPIRQPNSGPYKKQAFPMISKRPEHLRMNL
- the LOC119507124 gene encoding ribosomal protein S6 kinase beta-1-like isoform X5; protein product: MRRRRRRAGFYPAPDFRDRAAEDMAGVSDIDLDQPEDAGSEDELEEGEAMIVRNAKDTAHTKAERNILEEVKHPFIVDLIYAFQTGGKLYLILEYLSRGELFMQLEREGIFMEDTACFYLAEISMALGHLHQKGFIYRDLKPENIMLNHQSHVKLTDFGLCKESIHDGTVTHTFCRTIEYMAPEILTRSGHNRAVDWWSLGALMYDMLTGAPPFTGENRKKTIDKILKCKLNLPPYLTQEARDLLKKLLKRNAASRLGAGPGDAGEVQAHPFFRHINWEELLAWKVELPFKPLLQSEEDVSQFDSKFAHQTPVDSPDDSALSESANQVFLGFTYVAPSVLESVKEKFSFEPKIRSPRRFIGSPRTPVSPVKFSPGDFWGRGASASTANPQTPVEYPVETSGIEQMDVTMSGEASAPLPIRQPNSGPYKKQAFPMISKRPEHLRMNL